From a region of the Podospora pseudopauciseta strain CBS 411.78 chromosome 7 map unlocalized CBS411.78m_7, whole genome shotgun sequence genome:
- a CDS encoding uncharacterized protein (EggNog:ENOG503NXYU; COG:Q), with protein MAEAIPETMKAVVFHGPKKVAVEERPVPKINHPLDVLVKVTATALCGSELHVYRGHQPSPTGFIMGHEFVGHIVALGSAVTSLKIGDKVVSPFTTSCMNCFYCNLGYSSRCAHSLLFGSEKLDGAQAAYVLVPFGPGTLTVAPPSDIIPDRALILMADIFPTGYFGAKNAFSQLQKQEATEATVVVIGCGPVGLCAIISAMEYKPKKLFAVDGVKSRLELARELGAEPLDLNELGREGIVKRVREVTEGRGADAVVEVVGLSPALRTAFEVLRPFGVVSSIGVHNGEIPWGGDEAYG; from the exons atggcggAAGCAATCCCAGAGACTATGAAAGCGGTGGTGTTTCACGGGCCGAAGAAGGTCGCCGTGGAGGAGAGGCCTGTTCCTAAGA TTAACCACCCCCTCGACGTCCTCGTCAAAGTAaccgccaccgccctctGCGGCTC CGAACTTCACGTCTACCGCGgccaccaaccctccccaacagGCTTCATCATGGGCCACGAATTCGTAGGCCACATCGTCGCCCTCGGCTCAGCCGTTACGTCCCTCAAAATCGGCGACAAGGTCGTCTCCCCCTTCACAACCTCCTGCATGAACTGCTTCTACTGCAACCTAGGCTACTCCTCCCGCTGCGCCCACTCCCTGTTATTCGGCTCCGAAAAGTTAGACGGCGCCCAGGCCGCGTACGTCCTCGTCCCGTTCGGCCCAGGAACCCTAACCGTCGCTCCCCCGTCTGATATCATCCCCGACCGGGCCCTCATCCTCATGGCGGATATTTTTCCGACGGGGTACTTTGGCGCAAAGAACGCGTTTAGTCAGCTGCAGAAGCAGGAGGCGACAGAggcgacggtggtggttattGGGTGTGGGCCTGTGGGGTTGTGTGCGATCATCAGTGCGATGGAGTATAAACCCAAGAAGctttttgctgttgatggggtCAAGTCGAGGTTGGAATTGGCGAGGGAGCTCGGGGCGGAGCCGTTGGATTTGAATGAGCTTGGTAGGGAGGGGATTGTaaagagggtgagggaggtgacggaggggaggggggcggacgcggtggtggaggttgtggggTTGAGTCCTGCGTTGAGGACCGCGTTTGAGGTGTTGAGGCCGTTTGGGGTCGTGAGTAGTATTGGGGTGCACAATGGGGAGATTCCGTGGGGTGGGGATGAGGCTTATGGGTGA
- the TSP1 gene encoding putative tRNA-splicing endonuclease subunit tsp-1 (COG:S; EggNog:ENOG503P4EP), producing the protein MVKVLYSKMTTLNQRTSALTTIVLNNLQHQHDWTALHPHTQPNLPRTLLYGLPPKRLYVHPDEQVEIIRAEKEMGNGGERIPQEAELEWVLPLHLSEKWSPAQFAAVFDALDARPPRSREITKEEEERSPWLAYKGSRRGKRVLLATVQDDSTVTYYWMHDGLVKPRQN; encoded by the exons ATGGTTAAGGTGTT ATACTCCAAAATGACCACCCTCAACCAACGCACCTCGGCCCTCACAACCATagtcctcaacaacctccaacaccaacacgaCTGGACCGCCCTTCACCCCCACACCCagcccaacctcccccgGACCCTCCTCTACGGCCTGCCCCCCAAACGCCTCTACGTCCACCCGGACGAGCAGGTGGAGATCATCAgagcagaaaaagaaatggGCAACGGGGGGGAACGTATCCCGCAGGAAGCAGAGCTAGAATGGGTTCTACCTCTCCACCTCTCGGAGAAATGGTCCCCAGCTCAGTTCGCCGCCGTCTTTGATGCTTTGGACGCCAGACCGCCTAGATCGAGGGAGATtacaaaggaggaggaggagaggtcaCCCTGGTTGGCGTATAAAgggtcgaggagggggaagagggtgttgttggctaCGGTGCAGGATGATTCGACTGTTACTTATTACTGGATGCAtgatgggttggtgaagCCGAGGCAGAAttga